CCCGATCGACACCGCGCTCCGGACGATGCTGAGTTCGCGGACCGCAGTAATGGCGATGATGTCAGCGAATATTCCGGCCGAACGCATGCGCCGCGCGACGTCCAGGCCGTGCAGGTCCGGCAGGTTCATATCCAGGAGCACGAGGTCCACGGGCGCGCCGGACGCGGAAAACTCGCCCAGGATCCGGAGCGCCGACTGTCCATCCGCCGCAGTGCCGACCAGCGTAAAGCCCTCAACCCTGCCGACGTAAGTGGAATGTGCGTCCGAGGCAATGGGTTCGTCCTCGACCACCAGAACGCGGATGTCCGTCATGCCTTCTCTTCCTTGGGAACGGGCGCGGGCAGTACAACATGGAAGCGGGCGCCTCCGGTGCCGTCAACCGACCCCTCACCACCATCGGTAAGCCCCCGGTTGTCGATGGACATCCTACCGTTCAGCCGCCGGACAGCCTGGCGGACCAAGGCCAGCCCGACGCCCCTGCCGTGGCCGCCGCGGGGATCGTGCGGGGACTTGGTGCTGTAGCCGTACTGCAGGATGTCGTCAATGGAGGTCGGGTCGATCCCGGGGCCCGAGTCCCGGACCGTAAGTTCGACGACGGCGTCCCCGGCGCCCACGGCCAACTCCACCTTCCGGGGCGGCTCGCCGGCGGCCGCGGCGTCGATCGCGTTGTCCAGCAGGTTTCCGAGGATGGTCACCAGGTCCTGGATTTCCACGCCGCGCACGTCGGCGTTGCCCGATGTCCGGACGGAAAGCTCCACGCCACGTTCGTGGGCTTCCGCGGCTTTGCCCATCACCAGCGCACTCATGACCGGCTCGTCGACGGAAGCGAGCATGTCGTCGGTCAATTGCTGGCTCAACTCCAAATCCTTGGTAGCGAATTCCAAGGCCTCCGGCGTGCGGCCCAATTCCAGGAGGGACACGATCATGTGAAGCCGGTTGGCGTGTTCGTGGGTCTGTGCCCGCAGCGCGTCGGACAGTGTCTTCATGGTTTCCAGTTCCGTGCCGAGCGACTCGATCTCCGTACGGTCCCGGATGGTGGCAACGGTGCCGTACACGGCGGGCTTTTGCCGGTTTCGCGTGGAGGTCGGTCCGGCAGCAGGGGCCTGGTTGACCACCAGGATGCGTGAACCCGTCAAGTGGATCTCGTCATGGGCGGTCCTACCGGATTCAAACAATGCTTTGAGGCTGCCTTCCAGCGGAAGCTCGCTGAGCCGTGGAGCCTGGTCGGGGGAGCGGTCGGCAGCCGCGGGCTGGAGTCCCAGCAGCTCTGCGGCCTGGTCGTTGTACATCACCGCTTTGCCCTGCGTGTCGATGAGGATGAGTCCCTCCCGGACCGAATGCAGGACTGATTCGTAATAGGCGAACAACTGGGCAAGCTGTTCAGGACCCCAGCCGCGGGTGACCGTACGGAGGTAGCGGCCCAGCAGCCAGGATGCGAAGGAACCGAAGATCAGCACACCTATGGCGATGCCGCCAATGACCCCCAGCCGTTGGGCCAGGTCCGTGTCCACGGTGCGGACAGTGACACCGGCGGCTACCAAGGCCTTCACGGTGCCCTCCGGGTCCTTGACGGGGGCAATGGTCCGGACGGAAGGCCCAAGCGTGCCGGCCGTAACTTCCGTAAACGTTTCGCCCCGCAGCGCCGGCTCAATGGTCCCGATGTACGCCCCTCCGATTTCCTCGGGCCGGGGGTGGGTCCAGCGTGTCCTGTCCGGCGCCATGATGGTGATGAAGTCGGCCTCGGCGTCGGCCATCACCTCCATGGCGTAGGGCTGCAGGGAAGCTGTCGGATCAGGTGCGGCGGCGGCCTGCAGCACAAAGGGGTTGTTGGCTATGGACGTAGCGATGGCCCGCATCCGGATGCCTGCATCGTCGTACGCCCGGTCGCGGGCCTCCACTACCGAGAAGGCGCCGAACACCGCGGTGAGGACCAGGACGAACAGCAAGTTCGCCACGAACAGGCGGCGGGCAATACTCCAGCTGTGAAACACGTGTGGCCTCCCATGACCAATATGACCGCAACGGTGATACGTGTCACCACTGGCTGAATGATGGATATCACACAAGGACAGCGGAGTGGGCTGGCAAGCAGCACCGCGGCGCCTTACACAGTATCCAGAAGGAGAATCCAATGACCTCTCAACGAGGAGAGTCGGCAGTCGCCGCCGCAGGAGGGCGTAAGGGGCTCGACAAGTCGCATTACCTCTACATCGCCGTCATCCTGGCCGTAGTCCTTGGAGCCGTGGTGGGCCTCGTGTTCCCCGAAGCAGGGAAATCGCTTAAGCCGCTCGGCGACGGCTTCATCAAGCTGATCAAGATGATGATCGCGCCCGTGATCTTCTGCACCATCGTCCTGGGCATCGGCTCCATCGCCAAGGCAGCCACCGTCGGAAAAGTCGGCGGACTTGCCCTGGGCTACTTCGTGGCCATGTCCACCTTCGCCCTCGCCATCGGCCTGGTAGTGGGCAACCTGATCCATCCCGGAGAAGGGCTGAAGCTCACTCCCTATGACCCCAACAAGAAGGCCGCAACGGACAGCACCGTGGACTTCCTCCTCGGGATCATCCCGGGCGATATCCCGGTCCTGCCGACGCTGCTCGCGGCTATCCTGGTAGGTTTCGCACTCCAGAAGATGGGCAAGCAGGGCCAGCCGATCCTCAACGCCATCGGCCACGGCCAGCGATTGGTCTTCCGCATCCTCATCATGATCATGTGGCTCGCCCCGGTAGGCGCCTTCGGCGCCATCGCCGCCGTCGTCGGTGCAACCGGCGCCCAGGCAATCCTGAGCATGTTCACGCTCATGCTCGCCTTCTACATCACCTGCGCACTGTTCATCGTGGTCATCCTCGGCACCTTGCTCCGCACGGTAGCCGGCGTCAATATCTTCAAGCTGATGAAGTACCTCGCCCGCGAGTACCTCCTCATCTTCTCCACGTCATCCTCCGAAGCTGCCCTTCCGCGCCTCATTGCCAAGATGGAACACCTCGGTGTCTCCAAGCCCGTGGTCGGTGTCACGGTTCCCACCGGTTACTCCTTCAACCTCGACGGAACTGCGATCTACCTGACAATGGCCTCGCTGTTCGTCGCCAACGCCATGGGCACACCCCTTGACCTCGGCGCGCAGATCTCCCTGCTGGTCTTCATGATCATCGCTTCCAAGGGCGCGGCAGGCGTCACCGGAGCAGGCCTGGCCACCCTGGCCGCCGGCCTCCAGGCCCACAAGCCCGAACTCCTCGGCGGCGTGGGAATGATCGTTGGCATCGACCGCTTCATGTCCGAGGCCCGGGCCCTGACCAACTTCACGGGCAACGCCGTGGCCACCGTCCTGATCGGCACTTGGGTCAAGGAGATCGACTCAACCCAGGTCAACCAGGTTCTCAGCGGAAATGCACCGTTCGACGAGCAAACAATGATGGCTCACGACGAGGTGGCCGAAGCTCCCCAGGAACGGGAAAAGGCTTCTGTCTAGCTCCTTGTTGCACCAAGGAAGGCCGGTACCCGCAAGGGTGCCGGCCTTTCCCGTGTCCGGATGGACCGCCGTGAAAGACAAGCAACCTTCCACCTCAACTAGAGGGTAAAGGCTCACGAATGAAGGAAAGTCAAGTTCCCAAAAATACCGTGTCGGGGGCTGTAGCCTAGGGGGTAGCAGGGCTGAACCTCAAGGATCAGCGGCAGGGAAGATCGTCGTCGAAAGAGTGGTTGGATTAGTGAGCATCGAACGGGGAACAGCAACCCTGGCAGGCACCGAGCTCGATCTGGAAGACGCCATCATGGGACCTACGGGCCGCCCTTACCGCGAATTCCCGGAACCGGCTCCGCTTGCCTCCCACGGACCTGCGCGGGTTATCGCCATGGTCAACCAAAAAGGCGGCGTCGGCAAGACCACCTCCACCATCAACCTGGCCGCTGCGCTCGCCGAGTTCGGCCGCAAAGTCCTGTTGGTGGACTTCGACCCCCAGGGTGCGTTGTCGGCAGGACTCGGGGTCAACCCGCATGAGCTGGACCTGACGGTCTACAACGTGCTCATGGACCGCAAGGTGAGCATTCGCGATGCCATCCACCAGACCGGCGTCGAAGGAGTGGACCTCCTGCCGGCAAACATCGACCTCTCCGCGGCTGAAGTGCAGCTTGTCAATGAAGTTGCCCGCGAGCAGGTGCTGGACCGTGCGTTGAAGAGCGTCGAAGACGAATACGACGTCGTCCTGATCGACTGCCAGCCCTCCCTCGGGCTGCTCACGGTCAATGCGCTCACCGCCGCCCACGGCGTCATCATTCCCCTCATTTGCGAGTTCTTCGCGCTCCGCGCTGTCGCCTTGCTCGTGGAAACGATCGAGAAAGTCCAGGACAGGCTGAACCCCAGGCTCCAGGTGGACGGCGTATTGGCAACCATGTACGACGCCCGTACACTGCACAGCCGCGAGGTCATTTCCCGGCTCGTGGAAGCTTTCGGAGACAAGGTGTTCGAGACCGTCATCAAGCGTTCCATCAAGTTCGCCGACGCCACCGTAGCTGCCGAGCCCATTACCAGCTACGCCGGCAATCACGTGGGCGCTGACGCCTACCGCCGGCTGGCCAAGGAACTCATCTCGCGCGGCGGCGCGCCCTAACCGACGGCGTGACTCTTCCGGTAGTTCCGCAGGCACTGGACCCGTCTCCAGAAGGGCCCGGCGCCGCGGCCTCCTCCGACGCCGCTGCCTCCTCCGGCGGCAAGGGTGGCTTCGAGGTGCGGCTGGCCAACTTCACCGGGCCGTTCGACCTCCTGCTGGGCCTCATTGCCAAGCACAAGATGGACATCACCGAGGTTGCCCTGGCAACGGTGACTGATGAATTCATCAAGTACATCCGCAGGCTGCAGGACCTCGGTGAGGATTGGGCCTTGGACGAAGCCAGCGAGTTCCTGGTGATTGCCGCCACCCTCCTGGACCTGAAAGCCGCCCGCTTATTGCCGGCGGGCGAGGTGGAGGACGACGAGGATATCGCCTTACTGGAAGCGCGGGACCTTCTCTTCGCCCGTCTCCTGCAGTACAAGGCCTTCAAGCAGGTGGCAGGGATACTGGCCGGCACCTTGGAAGAGGAAGCCCGCAGGTTTCCGCGCCAGGTGGCCCTTGAAGGACACTTCGCGGCGTTGTTGCCCGAGCTTCTATGGCGGCACACCCCGGAGCAGTTCGCCGCGCTGGCTGCCAAGGCGCTCAAGCCAAAGGAAGCACCGCCAACCGAGGTCGGACTGGAGCACCTGCACGCGCCGCCCGTGAGCGTCAGGGAGCAGGCAGTAATCCTCGGAGACAGGCTGAAGCGCGGCGCACCGCTGACTTTCCAGGCCCTGGTTGCCGACGCCGACAGCACCTTGGTGGTGGTGGCCCGCTTCCTGGCGTTGCTGGAGATGTTCCGGGACCGCGTCGTGGCCTTTGAACAGCCGGCACCCCTGGGTGGATTGACCGTGCGGTGGACAGGTCAGGATGCCGGGTGGGACGGCTCCAACCTCAGCGAAGAGTACCAGGACGAAGGAGATGGTGGCATCGATGACTGAGCAGAACGCCGAAGACGGCCTCGCCGAACTCGAAGCGTTGCCGGGAGGGGCGCGGGCAGCCCTGGAAGCAGTGCTGATGGTCATTGATGAGCCGGCCACGTCCGAAGAGCTGGCCGCCGGCCTCAACGTGACGGTCGCCGTCGTCGAAGATTTGCTGCAGGACCTGCAGCGGGAGTATAGCGGCTATACTGTTAATGCCCCGGACGTGGACGTTGACGGCTTTGCCGCTGCCAGCACTGCACCCCGGGGTTTCGAATTGCGGAACGTCGCCGGTGGCTGGCGCATCTATTCGCGGCCGGACTTTGCTGACATCGTGGGGAAGTTCGTCCTTGAAGGGCAAACTTCCAAGCTGACGCAGGCAGCACTGGAGACGCTGGCGGTGATTGCCTACCGGCAGCCTGTCTCCCGGGCGAGGGTTTCGGCAATTCGCGGCGTTAACGTCGATTCCGTCGTCAGGACGCTGACCCAGCGCGGGTTGATCGAGGACGCCGGGAACGATCCCGAATCCGGCGCAATCCTGTACCGGACCACCTCCTACTTCCTGGAGCGGATGGGAATCGGCTCGGTGGCTGAACTGCCCCAGCTGGCTCCGCACCTTCCCGGTTTGGAAGGGATCGAGGAGTACTACGACGCCAGCCGGATGTGAGGACATCCTCCGCCGGCACGAAGTAATTTAATACGGAATTCCATGGCACGCGTGACGCGTGCCGGAGCAGCAAGGGGCAGACTACACCTGCCCGGCTGGCTAGTGTTGGTTCCAACACCCAATGCCGGCCATAACAACACAAGGACGGGTCATGACACAGGCGGGACGCCAGGGTTCACCACGTAACGGTTCGGGACGCAACAGCGCCGGACGCAATGGAGCACAGGGCGGCGCAGGCCGTTCCGGCTTCACCCAGCGAGGCGGCAACGCCGGCGCGGGTAAGCGCTCCTTCAATCAGGGCGAAGGCCGCCCCTTCAAGGCTGCGAAGCCCCGGGAAGAACGGCCGTTCGATCCCGACAACCCCACGACGGCGGATAGCTTCAGGGCCGCGAAGCCGGCCAAGCCCTTCCGCAAGCCGGGTTCCAACAAGCCGGGCTACGGCAAGGCTCCCGGAACGCCCGGGGCCTTGAAGCCCAAGAAGAAGCCCGGCAACGCCAAGCAGTACGGTTCCAAGGCTTTCGGCAGCGAGCGGTTCGGCCGCAACCTGGGCCCTGTCCGCAAGCCTGCGGGCAACCGGGGTTCCCGGCAGGAAGTCCCGCAGTCCGAAGTCCACGATGCTGACGGCGTGCGCCTGCAG
The Paenarthrobacter ureafaciens genome window above contains:
- a CDS encoding segregation and condensation protein A is translated as MRLANFTGPFDLLLGLIAKHKMDITEVALATVTDEFIKYIRRLQDLGEDWALDEASEFLVIAATLLDLKAARLLPAGEVEDDEDIALLEARDLLFARLLQYKAFKQVAGILAGTLEEEARRFPRQVALEGHFAALLPELLWRHTPEQFAALAAKALKPKEAPPTEVGLEHLHAPPVSVREQAVILGDRLKRGAPLTFQALVADADSTLVVVARFLALLEMFRDRVVAFEQPAPLGGLTVRWTGQDAGWDGSNLSEEYQDEGDGGIDD
- the scpB gene encoding SMC-Scp complex subunit ScpB, giving the protein MTEQNAEDGLAELEALPGGARAALEAVLMVIDEPATSEELAAGLNVTVAVVEDLLQDLQREYSGYTVNAPDVDVDGFAAASTAPRGFELRNVAGGWRIYSRPDFADIVGKFVLEGQTSKLTQAALETLAVIAYRQPVSRARVSAIRGVNVDSVVRTLTQRGLIEDAGNDPESGAILYRTTSYFLERMGIGSVAELPQLAPHLPGLEGIEEYYDASRM
- a CDS encoding sensor histidine kinase, with the translated sequence MFHSWSIARRLFVANLLFVLVLTAVFGAFSVVEARDRAYDDAGIRMRAIATSIANNPFVLQAAAAPDPTASLQPYAMEVMADAEADFITIMAPDRTRWTHPRPEEIGGAYIGTIEPALRGETFTEVTAGTLGPSVRTIAPVKDPEGTVKALVAAGVTVRTVDTDLAQRLGVIGGIAIGVLIFGSFASWLLGRYLRTVTRGWGPEQLAQLFAYYESVLHSVREGLILIDTQGKAVMYNDQAAELLGLQPAAADRSPDQAPRLSELPLEGSLKALFESGRTAHDEIHLTGSRILVVNQAPAAGPTSTRNRQKPAVYGTVATIRDRTEIESLGTELETMKTLSDALRAQTHEHANRLHMIVSLLELGRTPEALEFATKDLELSQQLTDDMLASVDEPVMSALVMGKAAEAHERGVELSVRTSGNADVRGVEIQDLVTILGNLLDNAIDAAAAGEPPRKVELAVGAGDAVVELTVRDSGPGIDPTSIDDILQYGYSTKSPHDPRGGHGRGVGLALVRQAVRRLNGRMSIDNRGLTDGGEGSVDGTGGARFHVVLPAPVPKEEKA
- a CDS encoding cation:dicarboxylate symporter family transporter; protein product: MTSQRGESAVAAAGGRKGLDKSHYLYIAVILAVVLGAVVGLVFPEAGKSLKPLGDGFIKLIKMMIAPVIFCTIVLGIGSIAKAATVGKVGGLALGYFVAMSTFALAIGLVVGNLIHPGEGLKLTPYDPNKKAATDSTVDFLLGIIPGDIPVLPTLLAAILVGFALQKMGKQGQPILNAIGHGQRLVFRILIMIMWLAPVGAFGAIAAVVGATGAQAILSMFTLMLAFYITCALFIVVILGTLLRTVAGVNIFKLMKYLAREYLLIFSTSSSEAALPRLIAKMEHLGVSKPVVGVTVPTGYSFNLDGTAIYLTMASLFVANAMGTPLDLGAQISLLVFMIIASKGAAGVTGAGLATLAAGLQAHKPELLGGVGMIVGIDRFMSEARALTNFTGNAVATVLIGTWVKEIDSTQVNQVLSGNAPFDEQTMMAHDEVAEAPQEREKASV
- a CDS encoding ParA family protein gives rise to the protein MSIERGTATLAGTELDLEDAIMGPTGRPYREFPEPAPLASHGPARVIAMVNQKGGVGKTTSTINLAAALAEFGRKVLLVDFDPQGALSAGLGVNPHELDLTVYNVLMDRKVSIRDAIHQTGVEGVDLLPANIDLSAAEVQLVNEVAREQVLDRALKSVEDEYDVVLIDCQPSLGLLTVNALTAAHGVIIPLICEFFALRAVALLVETIEKVQDRLNPRLQVDGVLATMYDARTLHSREVISRLVEAFGDKVFETVIKRSIKFADATVAAEPITSYAGNHVGADAYRRLAKELISRGGAP